Sequence from the Schistocerca americana isolate TAMUIC-IGC-003095 chromosome 11, iqSchAmer2.1, whole genome shotgun sequence genome:
ATGTGAATATTCATAAGGAATGCTCAGTTGCCACCAGAAATGACTGTAGTACGAGAGAAAAGGAATTTAATGTATATAGCTGTAATTTCTGCCTACAGAGCTTTCCTTCAAAATACAGGCTCATAAAGCATGTGTTTATCCACATTGATGGCACACAACCACCCTTGTATGTTTGTAACTGGTGTGGTGACGTATTTCCAAATAATGTTAGTTTGAAAAAACATTTGAGAATGGGTGAGAATTATCATGTCTTAACCGATGGCAGCCATGAAAAGAATGGCTATAGTGATGAGCATCAAAGCAGTATCTTCTTGGATAGTGAGCCAGAAGTTTCGATTATAGGACACAATGAGCAGTCTTCATATAAGGAAACTTGGAAAGCTACAAAGAAGTCTTCTAATGAAATGTGTAACACACACATGACAAATGATGCAGAGAAATCAAGTGATTATGTAACATTATCTATAGCTGTTAATGTCAGTGCCCAAACTAATGTACTTACTGCAAACAGAACCCACAGATGTGTTATTTGTGGCAAATTGTTTGCTAGCTCACATAATCTCAagagacacacactcacacatgccGGGAAAAgacctcacaaatgtgagatttgtgggaaatcttttgcttCCTTAGACTATCTCAGAAAACACACATTAATTCACAATGGAAAGAAACCGCACAAATGTGaaatttgtgggaaatcttttattGTGTTACGCAGTCTGAAGACACATATTTTatttcacactggaaagaaaccgcACAAATGTgggatttgtgggaaatcttttactGTGTTAGGCGATCTCAAGAAACACACATCAATTCACACcggaaagaaacctcacaaatgtggtATTTGTGGTAAATTGTTCGCTAGGTCAGGTGATCTCAAGAGACACACTTTCCTACATACCGGGAAAAGACCTCACAAATGTGAGAattgtgggaaatcttttgctaAGTCAGACTATCTGAAGCCACAtttattaattcacactggaaagaaaccgcACAAATGTCaaatttgtgggaaatcttttactGTGTTACGCAGTCTCAAGAGACAcacattaattcacactggaaagaaaccgcACAAATGCAatatttgtgggaaatcttttgctaGATCACGTTGTCTCAAGAGACAcacattaattcacactggaaagaaacagcacaaatgtgatatttgtggaAAATCTTTTACTATGTCAGACCATTTCAAGAGACATATATTACTTCACACTGGAAAAAGgcctcacaaatgtgagatttgtggaaaATCTTTTACTATGTTAGGCGATCTCAAGAACCACACATCagttcacactggaaagaaacctcataAATGTGGTATTTGTGGCAAACTGTTTGCTAGGACAGGTGATCTCAAGagacacacattcatacataccgGGAAAAgacctcacaaatgtgagatttgtgggaaatctttcgCAAAGTCGGGCTGCCTCAAGACACAtttattaattcacactggaaagaaacctcacaaatgtggaATCTGTGACAGAAGTTTCACTCAATTGGGTACTCTGAAGAAACATGCATTACTCCACTTCAGAAAGCAACTACAAGGAAGTGTTAGTTCAAGGAAATAGGCATCCCTGATTGGTGCCCTCAGGACTTATAAAATAATGGACGTATCAGGGAGACATTAAATTGTAATGCCTGTGAAATAACATTAGAATgtggtagaactgtgaaaaaatgtgCAATAATGTGTACTATTGAGTGGTAGCAGATAATGTGACAATATAAAAATCCACATCTGTAGCTTCGAATGTATAGAAACTGTATTACTCCAGAGAGATGAATCAAATATGTTTTTGTCATTAACACtgctgtttttacctgtcaatctTGAGATGAGAAGATTGTGAATTGTGATAAACCCTTCAACTATGTCAGTAATCATAAGGCCAAGGAAATGAGATGACTTTCTGCTTATTATTCCAAACATAGGCATCATGTAGTACTGGTAATCTGCATTTTAGGAACAGTGACAGCAAAAATATATTCATGGTACTTCCTTGACTCAACACTGGAGAAACATGATTATGGCAATAAATTTACTCAGATATGTTTTCTCAAGAGATTTGATGTGTGTGTCATTAGCAGTGTGCACATTTATGTTCTGTTAGTACTAATCCTGCATTAGTAAACATATACACAAATATAAGAACTtgcttagtagcttgtttgtccaCCTTTGCAACGCAATACATCAACAATTCTACATTATATTGACTTGACATGCCGTTTGCATATTTCTGGAAATATGTTGCACCAGATGTCTATACAATTGTATTCCACAGGTTCAGATAATGTAAATCGTGTGGTCAAGACATCAGTGTTAGTTACCATGCTACTCAGACCACTGTGGAGTCTTTCTGCacatgtgacatggacagttatcctgctgaaagatgcattCACCATGGGAGAGCACATCAGGCATCAAGGAATCTGTGCAGGTGAAATAAAGGTCACATAGTCTGCAACTGTCATGATGCCTTCAGTTAATAACAAATGTCCCAGAGGAGCCCAGGTGACTGCCCCTTAGCatatcgccccccctcccccccccccccaaccggtgCCACTCACCTAGATACGTGACAACTGatctggtgtaacaggaaatgtctCCCATTCTCACAGTTGACATTTGCATTGACATTCATTCCATCCTCAGTGATCCCTT
This genomic interval carries:
- the LOC124554152 gene encoding zinc finger protein 99-like, with protein sequence MGENYHVLTDGSHEKNGYSDEHQSSIFLDSEPEVSIIGHNEQSSYKETWKATKKSSNEMCNTHMTNDAEKSSDYVTLSIAVNVSAQTNVLTANRTHRCVICGKLFASSHNLKRHTLTHAGKRPHKCEICGKSFASLDYLRKHTLIHNGKKPHKCEICGKSFIVLRSLKTHILFHTGKKPHKCGICGKSFTVLGDLKKHTSIHTGKKPHKCGICGKLFARSGDLKRHTFLHTGKRPHKCENCGKSFAKSDYLKPHLLIHTGKKPHKCQICGKSFTVLRSLKRHTLIHTGKKPHKCNICGKSFARSRCLKRHTLIHTGKKQHKCDICGKSFTMSDHFKRHILLHTGKRPHKCEICGKSFTMLGDLKNHTSVHTGKKPHKCGICGKLFARTGDLKRHTFIHTGKRPHKCEICGKSFAKSGCLKTHLLIHTGKKPHKCGICDRSFTQLGTLKKHALLHFRKQLQGSVSSRK